AGCTGGTGCGCGGCTGGGAGTACGGCGGCGCCCAGGTGCTGCGCGAGGAGCTGAAGCTCGACGAGCGCACCATCCACACCACCGTCACTCCGGTGAACGACGCGCGCGGGGTGCTGCGTGGCGTGTGCGTGGTGCTGCGCGACGTCACCGAGCAGAAGCAGCTCGAGGAGCGCAAGGACGAGTTCGTCCACATGGTGAGCCATGAGCTGCGCACGCCGCTCACCTCCATCTCCGGCTCGTTGGACCTGGTGCTCAACTTCCTGTCCAACGACATGAACGAGAAGCAGCGCCGCTACCTCATGCTGGCGCGCGACTCGACGGAGAAGCTCAACGCCATCGTGGACGACCTGCTGGACCTGGCCAAGTTCGCCAAGGGCCGGCTGCGGATGAACTTCGAGTGGGCCTACGTGGACGACCTGGTGCGCCGCGCGGTGGAGAAGTACGGCCCCGCCTTCATGGAGAGGCGCGTCAAGGTGTCCGCCGGCCTGCCGCAGCACGGATTGAGGATGCTGGCGGATCCCAACCGCCTCACCCAGGTCCTCAACAACCTGCTCACCAACGCCGCCAAGTTCACCCCCGAGAATGGCGAGGTGCGGCTGGAGCTCAAGGCCACCTCGGCGGTGCCCGGCTACGTGGCCCTCACGTGTTGGAACAGCGGCGAGCCCATCTCCGAGGAGAACCTGGAGCGCATCTTCGACCGCTTCGAGCAGGCGCGCACCAAGGCCAACCGCACCGTGCGGGGGACCGGGCTCGGCCTGGCCATCTGCCGCAACATCGTGGAGGCCCACGCCGGCCACATCTGGTGCGAGCCCTGCCATGACGGTGTGCGCTTCGTGGTGGTGCTCCCCGTGGAGCCTCCCGCCGAGTACCTGCGGCCGGATGGGCTGGACTTCAACCAGAAGCGCAAGCCCGAGCGGCGGGGTGGGCTGGTGCTCGTCGAGTCCGAGCCGGACATCGGCTACATCACCAAGGCCCTGCTGCGCGCTCGCGGCTACGAGGTGCGTCTCGCCACCAGCTCCGAGGAGGGGCTCACCCAGGCGCGCACCCTCCGTCCGGATGCCCTGCTGGTGGATGCCCGGATGCCCATCATCGACGGCCTGCGGCTGGCGGAGATCCTCCGGCATGATCCGGACACGCGCCAGTCGCCGCTGCTCCTCTTCTCCGCCTTCGACGAGCGCCAGCGCGCCTTCCGGGCCGGGGCGGACGCCTTCCTGTCCATGCCGCTGCAGGGGGATCGGCTGCTGGCCACCGTGGACTCGCTGGTGCGCGGACGCGCCGGCCAGCACCACGGCCGCGTGCTGGTGGTGGACGACGACGAGAAGGTGGTCGCCATCTGCCGCGAGGTGCTGGTGAGCCTCGGCTACGAGGTGCAGGTGGCCTCCACCCTGGAGGAGGCCCACCGCTCCCTGCGCGAGCGCCGCCCGGACGTGCTGCTGCTCGACGTGCAGCTGCCCGACGGCGATGGCTACCTCTTCCTCGAGGAGCTCAAGTCCGAGCGCGCCAGTGGCTACATCTCCGTCATCTTCATCTCCGCCCGCACCGAGACGGGCGCCAAGGTGCGCGCTCTCAAGCTCGGCGCCGACGACTACCTCACCAAGCCCTTCGACGCGCTGGAGCTGGGCGCTCGCGTGGAGACCGTCCTGCGCCGCAAGGAGCAGGAGCTGGGCGCCTCGCCCACCACGCAGCTCCCCGGCTCGGGCGCCATCGAGCGCGAGGTGCAGCGCCGGCTCGCCGAGCGCCAGCCCTTCGCCTTCTGCTACCTCGATCTGGACAACCTCAAGGCCTACAACGACTACTACGGCTTCGCGAAGGCCGACGGCGTCATCCGCCAGACGGGAGATCTGCTGCGCGAGGTGTTCGGCCAGGAAGGCCTGCCCGGCGACTTCCTCGGGCACGTGGCGGGCGACGACTTCGTCTTCGTCACCTCTCCCGAGAGCGTGGATCGCATCTGCCAGCGCGCCATCGAGTCCTTCGACGGCATCATCCCGCTCTACTACGACAAGCAGGACCGGGAGCGCGGCTACATCGAGACGGATGACCGCTACGGGGAGAAGCGCAAGTTCCCCATCATGAGCGTGTCCGTGGTGGCGGTGCTGAGCGATGGCCTGGCCCCGGATCATGCCGAGCTGGCGCGGCGGGCCGCGGACATGAAGAAGCGCGCCAAGGCCATCCAGGGCTCCGTCTACCTGCGCAGCGATCGTGAGCTGGCGATGAGCCGGACGGCCGCTGGATGAAGCTCTACCAGCAGCTCGTCCTCTTCATGTTCGCCGCCACGGTGCTCCCCCTGGCGGCGATGGGCTTCCTGCTGCTGTCGCGCGCGGAGTCAGAGCTGGCCGGGCGCATCGTCTCCGAGCAGCGCATCATCGCCGTCACCACCGCGGAGAGCGTGTCCGCTGAGCTGGTGAAGACGGTGGATGTGATCGCCCGCTCGGCGGAGGCCATCCCCTGGGAGCACGCCACCCCCGAGGAGTTCCGCGGCGCCCTGTCGCTCCTCTACGAGCAGTCTCCCGCCGTCAGCGCGGTGCTGCACCTGGACTCGGAGGGCCTGCCGCAGGGGCCTCCCATCTTCCGGGCCGCCGGTGAGAGCGAGCATCCGGGGTTCGAGCCCTCCGGTGCACCGGCGCTCGCCCAGGCGGTGCCAGTGCAGACGCTGCGCCGTGGCAACAAGGGACAGGCCGCCCTGGGCCGCGTCTACGCGCACGCCCCCAGCGGTCGCGCGGCGGTGGCGGTGGCGGTGAAGCTGGGCAACGGGGAGGCCGCCCCCTACGCCATCCTGGAGATCGTTCTCTCGGATCTGGAGGAGATGCTGGTGCGGCATGCCGGGGACTCGCCGGGCTACATCGACCTGGTGGACGCCTCCTCCGCGCGCGTCCTCGCCAGCTCCCTGCCGGAGCGGCGCCTGCGGCCCTTGGACTCCGCGCTGGCCGCCTGGCTCTCCTCGGGAGGCGAGCAGGTGCGCGGCTTCCGCATGGGGGACCCCGTTCAGCGGGTAAGCACCGCGCGAGTGCCCCGCGTCCCCGGCTTCGACGTGGTGGTGGCGGTGGACGAGGCCGTCGCCCTGGCGCCGGTGCGCGCCATGCGCCGCACGGTGCTGCTGTCCCTCTTCGCGGCCTTCGTGGTGTTGCTCGCCCTGGGAGGGCTCTACACCCGCCGGGTCAACCGCCGCCTGTCCGAGGTGGTGGCCGGGGTCGACGCCTTCGGCCGTGGCGAGCTGGACCGCCGTGTCCGGCTGGAGGGCGATGACGAGCTCACCGACCTGGCCTACGCCTTCAACCGCATGGGCGGCGAGCTGGAGGCCGCCCGCGCGAAGCTGATGCGCTGGAACGATGACCTCAAGGCCCGGGTGGACGAGGCCACCGCCGAGCTGCGCGATGCCCAGTCCCAGCTGCTCGAGGCCCAGAAGCTCGCCGCGGTGGGCCAGCTCGGCGCCGGCGTGGCCCATGAAATCAACAACCCCCTGGCCGGCATCCTCGGCAACACCCAGCTGCTGATGCTCGAGCGCGACGAGAAGGATCCCGACTTCGACGCACTGCGAAAGATCGAGCTGAGCGCCAAGCGCTGCAGGGAGATCACCCAGAACCTGCTGCGCTTCTCCCAGCAGCGCGCCAGGCCCGAGCTGCGCTCGGTGGATCTCAACACCATCATCCGCGACGCGCTCTCGCTCTCGGAGAATCAGATCCGCGGGGAGGGAATCTCCCTGCTCACCGAGCTGGTCTCCCCACCCGTCAGGGTGAAGGCGGACCCGGGGCACCTGTCCCAGGTGGTGCTGGCCATGCTGTCCAACGCGCGCACCGCGATGATGAAGAGCGAGACGAAGCGGCTCGTGCTGCGCACCGGCGAGCGGGGCGGGCGCGGCTTCCTCGAGGTGGAGGACACGGGCAAGGGCATCGCCCCCGAGCACCGCTCGCGCATCTTCGAGCCCTTCTTCACCACCAAGGACGTCTGGACCAACGTGGGCCTGGGCCTGTCGGTGGCCTGGCGGGCCGTCAGCGAGGCGGGCGGCACCATCGACGTGCGCACGGAAGTGGGGCAGGGCACCTGCTTCACCGTGTGGTTGCCGGTGGCTGCCGAAGGTGTGAGTCCCGGCACGCGTCTGAGGTAGTTTCCAGGCCCCATGGACGCCCCCCGCTCCCCCCGGCGCACCGTTCGCTTCCTGATCGCGCTCGCCGCCATCCTGGCGGCGCTGCCCCTGGGCTATTTCCTCTTCCTCCACGAGCCTCCTCCGGCCGCCGCTCCTCCGCCCGCGCCCGTCGTGGAGCGGGAGGCTCCGCCGCCCCAACAGCGGCCCCCGGAGGCGCAGCGCGTGCTGAAGCTGGAGGAGATCCACGGCACGGTGGAGGTGCGCCGCGGCAATGGGGAGTGGCACGCGGTCCGCCCCGGCGAGTCCCTGCACCCCTCGGACGCGGTGCGCACCCTAGAGGGCTCCTACGCGGTGCTCGTCAACGGCGAGACGGTGGAGGTCCGCATGGAGGCCGGCACCGAGGTGTCCATCGAGGCGCTCACCGACACCCTCTCCCGCCTCATGCTCGCCAACGGTATGACGACGACCCGCGTCAAGCCCGGCACCCGGCAGACCTTCGAGGTGCGGGCCGCCGGCAGTGACGCCGTGGCCCGGACCGAGGGCGGTCGCTTCACCATGAGCAACAACGGCGCGGGCACCGTCGCCGTGGGCACCCAGGAGGGCGAGGTCGCCTTCATCGGCCAGGGCAAGGTCGTCATCGTCCGCGCCGGTCAGCAGTCCATCGTCCGCCCCGGCCGCGGGCCCTCGGATCCCACCCCCATCCCCACCAGCCTCCTGCTCAAGATGAACTGGCCCGCCCGCCCCACGCTCACCAGGCGCCAGATGGTCGTCTCCGGGCAGACCGAGCCCGGCAGCCATGTGGACGTCGAGGGACGCATCATCCCCACGGACGAAGAGGGTCGCTTCTCCCAGACCGTCCCCCTCGGGGAGGGTCGCAACACCGTGCGGGTCCACGCCCGCTCCGTGGGGGGCCTGCGCCAGGAGCTGAAACACGAGCTGAACGTGGATACGACCCCTCCCAGCCGGGTCACCGTCGACCCGGGGATGTGGAATGACCCACGTCCGGACAGCCAATGATAGCAGGCTGACAGACGAGCGGCGGGGCAACGGGTGGCCGGGCCCGCGAATTGCACGGTCTCAGGTGCTGAGAGTCGTCCTTGTACAAGGGCAATCCCGGGCGAAAGCCCAGGTGCGCAAAGCCGTGGGGCCCGAGGGATGGCCGGCCATGGCTGCCGTGGGAGGTGGCGCGGGTTGGCGCCTGGGGGGCTGAGCTCGGGAAAACCCTTTGTCGTGAGGATGGGTCTTCCCGCCCGAAGTACCACCGGAGGTCAGCCACGATGCTGCGGACGCCCATCCTGCTTGTGTGCCTGCTGCCCGCGCTGGCCCTTGGCCAGACCGTCGGGGCGCCGTTGCACGGCAAATCGCTGGTCATCGACAACGGACCTGGAGACCAGACGGACCCCCACGTGAGCGGTCCGGTGGTGGCCTACACGCAGCGGCTGAGCATCAGCAGCAGTGAGATCCGCTACCGCGACGTCCTCACGGGCCAGGCTGGGGTGATCCCCAACGAGGGAGGATTCGACTCCAGCGCCGACGTCAGCGGAGACACGGTGGTCTTCACCCGCACCACCGGCGGCAACCGCGTCTACCGCTTCAATGTTCGCAAGGGGGAGACGGCGGAGGAGCTCGCCCCCCGCACGGGAGCGGACCGGCGCGCCGTCGCCATCGGCAAGCAGACGGTGGCGTGGCAGGAGCTGGGCTACACCGCTGGCTCCAGGCCGGCGGAGATCTTCGCCTACCGCATGGACTCGCCGGCGGCGCTCACCCTGCTGACGGATGACCTGCGCCTGGACAGGACGCCCGCCGTCAGCGCGGATGGGTCGGCGGTGGTCTGGGTGAAGTGCGCCACCAGCAGCGACGGGTGCGACGTCTGGTCGGCTCGCGCGGTCGAGGGGGGCTACGAGGTCACTCAGCTCACGGGGACGGAGGGCGAGGAGTCCACGCCCGACAGCAACGGCGAGGTGGCGGTGTACGCCATCTCGCGCACCGTCAATGGTGTGTTGGAGTCGGACATCGCCTGGCAGCCGGTGGGGGGCGGCCAGGCCCGGGTCCTCCCGCTGCCGGGAACGGACTCCAACCCCAACATCAGCGGCCCGCTGATCGCCTTCGAGCAGAAGGATTCCTCCGGCACGACCTCCAATGTCGACGTCATGCTGTACGACCTGCGCACGCAGACGTACTACCGCCTCACCGACACGCCGGAGAGCGAGACGCTCAGCGACATCAGCGTGGAGCCGGGGGGTCTGGTGCGCGTGGTGTGGGCGGTGCGGCAGGACGGCGAGCTCAACGTCTACGCCTACGTATTCCGCCTGCCGACGGACTGCGCGTCGACACCGACCATCGAGAATCCGGCCGCCGTGTGCTCCCTGCCCGGGGCCCGGCCGCTGCTGGGCACCCTTCAGGTGACCCGACCCTCGGGGGCCTCGGAAGTGGTCTCCCTCCAGCTCGAGGCCCGGGGCACCGGCGTGCTGTGCGTGGACAACGGCTACAAGGGGACGCCGGCCACCGCGGGCTGGGTGTGGCTCGGCCCGGGGCTGCACGTGGGACCCGAGTCCTTCGGGCTCGAGGTGCCGGGCGTGGCCAAGGCGGTGCCGCTGCAGGGCGGCTTCAAGCTGTCCGCCCGGGCCGATGGCGTGACCGGCAGTGCCTTCCAGGTGCGCGTCTACGGTGAGCCGTCGTGCGATGTCGGGCTGGGGGACGATTCGACCAAGGAGGGGGGGGAGCTGCGCTACGGCCAGCTCGTGCCCTCCGTGCCCCTGGGCTCCGGTGGGGCGAAGGGACGTCTGCCGCGCACCTTCGTGCCGAGCGGGTACGAGGGGCTGGCGAAGGCGTCGGGCAGTGGCTCCGGCACGGGCGGCTCGGGGCTGGTGGAGGGCGGCGAGGCTCCGCTGAAGCCGTTCCCGGGCTGTGGCGTGGGGGGCGGCCCGGTGTCCCTGCTGGGCGTGTGGCTGCTGGCCGCGGTGTCGTTCCGTGACAGGACCGCCCGGACTCGGGCCCGTGCCACCGGGCGTCGATAGAATTTCGGGCACGGCATGCTCGCTGGTAATTTACCGACCCTCTGAACCTCCTATTGCCAGCGCTGCTGCTGGTCGCCACCGCGGCCTCGGCGGACACGCTTGACATCCTGGGCCCCTCCGCGGCCGTGCCACCCGAGGGCTTCTCCATCGCCCTGGTGCGCCGGGATGCCACCGGTGTGCCCGTGTCCGCGGAGGGGCTCTCCGTGTCCGCGAGCGGGGCTCGGCTCACCCCCGGGCCCGAGCAGCCGCCGTTGCGCACGTTCCTGGTCATCCCCGAGCCGGGCGCGCGGGAGGTGCGGGTCAGCGCCGCGGGAGCGGGGCTCGGGGCCGAGGCCCGGTACGTGCTGGGGCCGCCGGTCACCCAGGTGTCGCTCGAGTTGGATCCTCCCGCGCCGGTGAAGGGGCGGGACAAGGAGGCTCGGCTCACGGTGCGGATGCTCGGCGCGGACGGCTCGCCGGAAGACTCCGGGGCGCCCCCCGTGTTGCGGGCCAACGTGGGCCGGGTGGAGGGGCTCGCGCGTACCGGGCCCGGTACCTGGCGGGCCCGCTATGTGCTGCCGGACACGCGCTACCCGGAGGTGGCCATCCTGGTGGCCCTCTCGGCGTGGCCCCACCCGCAGTCCATCCATGGGGCCTACGGCAAGGTGCTGGTGCCGCTGGCCACCTCGGTGGAATTGCCGGGCCGTACCGAGCCGAACGCGCAGCTCTCCGTCACCATCGCCGGCGCGACCTTCGGGCCGGTGAAGGCGGCACCGGACGGGCGTTTCCGGGTTCCCGTCATCGTTCCCCCCGGCCACCGCTTCGGCCAGGCGCGCGCGGTGGACGCGGCGGGCAACGTGCGGCGCTCGCGGATGGATCTGGCGCTGCCTGCCACCGACGGGCTGGCGTGCGTGCTCAACCCGCAGCGGCTCCCGGCGGATGGTGTCTCCCGGGCTCGCATGCTGTGCGCCACCAGTGATGCCTTCGGCCAGCCGGTGCTGGATGCGCGGGTGTCGGCCACGGCCCGTCATGGTGCTTTGCGCGGCCCCACGCGCGCCGAGGGCGGTCTGTTCGAGTGGATCTACACCGCTCCGAAGATGCAGCCCTCGGAGCCGGATCGCTTGGTGGCCCAGTGGCCGGAGCGCGGGGCCAGCTCGCGCGAGGAGCTGTCGCTGCAACTCGTGCAGGGGCCCGTGGCGAGCGTCTCCCTGTCCCTGCCCGAGCCGATGGTGCACCTGGGCTCGACGGTGGCCGTCACCCTCACCGCGCGGGACGCCCTGGGCCAGCCGAGGCCCGGGGCCCTGGCGGAGGTGGAGTCGTCGGTGGGCACGTTCGGCCCGGTGCGCGAGGAGGCTCCGGGGGTCCTCACCAGCACCTGGACACTGCCGCCCGAGGGCCCGTCGGGTGAGACGGTGGTGAGAGCGGGGGCGTATGGCCCCGCCGGCACGGAACCGGCGCGCTTGAGCATCTGGGTGCAGCGGAGCGAGCTGTACGTGGGCGTGACGGACCTGGTGGGCCTGCCGGTACCGGCGCAAACCTTGCGCGTGGGCGACGAGGAGTGGGTGACGGGGGCGGGAGGCGCGGTGGCGATCGGTTCCTTTCGCCCGGGCCGGGTGGAGGTGGTGCATGGCCAGTGGCCCGGCCTGCGGCAGACGGTCTACGTGGTGGCCGAGGGCGGGCCGGTGTTCCCGCTGGGGCGGGCGCTCGCACCGGCCACGGCGGAGCGGGCGGTGCGACTGGCGCCCTCCGTGCCGGTGAACGTGCGGCTGAAGGTGGAGGGCTCGCGCGTCACGTTCTGGGTGGAGGACGCCTCGGGCCGGCTGCTGGAGGGGCGGAAGGTCCACATCGCGCTGTCCGCGGGCGAGCGGAGTGAGGTGGCGGAGAAGGAGGGCCGCGGCAGCTTCGTCGTGAAGCATGAGGGGCCGGTGAGCGTGTCCGTGGCGGACGTGGCCACCGGCGTCACCGCGCTCGCCGAGGTGCGGCCGTGAAGGCGGCCGGGTGGGGGGTGTGCCTGCTGCTGCTGCTGCTCCCGGACATCGCGCGGGCGCAGCTGGCGCGGGTGGAGCCACCGGAGCTGGGCGCGGCCATCGTCGGACGCGTGTGCCGGGACCTGGACGGGGATGGGCGCTGCGCTCCCGAGGAGCCGGGGCTGCCCGACGTCCGGTTGGTGCTGGCCACCGGCCGCGAGGTGCGCACGGACGCCCGGGGCCGCTACCACTTCGCGGAGGTGGACGCGCGCGGTCCCGACGTGACGGGCGGCGTGCACCTGCGGCCGGGCCGGCAACGGCTGCGGTTGGATGCGCGGACGCTGCCTCCGGACAGCGAGGCCGCTCCCGAGGCCGTCACGGTGGAGGTGCCCTGGGCCGCCATGGTGCTCCAGGACTTCGCGGTGCGCACGAAGGCCGAGCCCACCACTCCGCTGTCACGCTCCTATGAGGTGTCGCCCCCCTCGGCGGCGGTGGTCCCGGGCGGAGTGGACTTCCTCGTGGCCGGGAAGGCCTCGCCGGGGGACGTGGTGACGGTGGGGAGCATTCCGGCGGAGGTGGACGCGGAGGGTTCCTGGCGCGTGCGCGTCCGGCTCGAGCCCGGGGAGAACGTGCTGCCCATCTCCGCCCTCGGGACCGGGAACACCCTGCGCCTCTTCCGCCAGCGCATCGACGTGGTGTCGCGCGAAGGGAGCCTGCTCGTCATCCCCCGCGAGCCCGAGCCCGTGGGAGCGTTCCGGTTGCCGGGCGAGCGTGGGAAGCCCGTGGCCAGCGGCACCTCCTCGCTGCTCGCCGAGTTCCCCGCGGGCACGCGCATCCGCGCGCCCCGGGGCGAGGTGACGGTGGGGCCGGAGGGGACCGCGCTGGTGCCGCTGGTGCTCGTGCCGATCCACAACCCGGTGGACCTGGTGGTGCTGCGTCCCGGCGAGCCGGCGCGGACGGTGATGCTGACGTTGCTGGCGGAGCCGCGGCCTTTCGCGGTGGGCCTGCTGGACGTGGAGGCCACGCTGTCGCCCGTCACCGGGGACTTCCGGCTGCGAGGGCGGGGCGCTGCCCATGGCGAGGCACGCCTGGGCCCCTTCTCCCTGACCGGCGAGCTGGACTTGCGAGACACCGACGTGGACACCCTGCGCGAGCGGCCGCTGGCGGACTGGCTGCGTGTCCGCCTTCCCCGGTTGGATCGGGCGCCGGATCCGGATCTGGCCATTCCCGAGTGGGGGGACACGTCCGTGGGCCTCACGCCGAACCCCGCCGAGAGCCGCCTGCGGCTGGAGGTGCGCCATGAGAAGTTCGGCCGGGTGGGTCTGGGGACGTACCGGGCGCTGGAGGCGGAAGGGGAGGTGGGCCGCTACCACCGGCCGTTGTTCGGTCCCTTCGCGGAGCTGGCCGCGAATCTGGGGCAGCTGCGCGCGGGAGTGAATGCCTTCGCCGGAGGGCTGGCGGATCCCACGCGGTCGCTCTCCGCCGTGCCCGCGTACGAGGAGCTGCGCACCACGGGCGGCAGCCTCTACTACCTGGGCTCGGGGTCGGTGGCGGAGGGCTCGGAGCTGCTGCGCGTGGAGCTGCGCGACGGCGTCACCGGCCTGCCGT
This is a stretch of genomic DNA from Archangium violaceum. It encodes these proteins:
- a CDS encoding sensor histidine kinase; this encodes MKLYQQLVLFMFAATVLPLAAMGFLLLSRAESELAGRIVSEQRIIAVTTAESVSAELVKTVDVIARSAEAIPWEHATPEEFRGALSLLYEQSPAVSAVLHLDSEGLPQGPPIFRAAGESEHPGFEPSGAPALAQAVPVQTLRRGNKGQAALGRVYAHAPSGRAAVAVAVKLGNGEAAPYAILEIVLSDLEEMLVRHAGDSPGYIDLVDASSARVLASSLPERRLRPLDSALAAWLSSGGEQVRGFRMGDPVQRVSTARVPRVPGFDVVVAVDEAVALAPVRAMRRTVLLSLFAAFVVLLALGGLYTRRVNRRLSEVVAGVDAFGRGELDRRVRLEGDDELTDLAYAFNRMGGELEAARAKLMRWNDDLKARVDEATAELRDAQSQLLEAQKLAAVGQLGAGVAHEINNPLAGILGNTQLLMLERDEKDPDFDALRKIELSAKRCREITQNLLRFSQQRARPELRSVDLNTIIRDALSLSENQIRGEGISLLTELVSPPVRVKADPGHLSQVVLAMLSNARTAMMKSETKRLVLRTGERGGRGFLEVEDTGKGIAPEHRSRIFEPFFTTKDVWTNVGLGLSVAWRAVSEAGGTIDVRTEVGQGTCFTVWLPVAAEGVSPGTRLR
- a CDS encoding FecR domain-containing protein; translated protein: MDAPRSPRRTVRFLIALAAILAALPLGYFLFLHEPPPAAAPPPAPVVEREAPPPQQRPPEAQRVLKLEEIHGTVEVRRGNGEWHAVRPGESLHPSDAVRTLEGSYAVLVNGETVEVRMEAGTEVSIEALTDTLSRLMLANGMTTTRVKPGTRQTFEVRAAGSDAVARTEGGRFTMSNNGAGTVAVGTQEGEVAFIGQGKVVIVRAGQQSIVRPGRGPSDPTPIPTSLLLKMNWPARPTLTRRQMVVSGQTEPGSHVDVEGRIIPTDEEGRFSQTVPLGEGRNTVRVHARSVGGLRQELKHELNVDTTPPSRVTVDPGMWNDPRPDSQ